AGAACACGCCGCTGAGGTTGGTATCGACCACGCGCCGCCACTCGTCGATCGGGTATTCCTCGACGGGGCTGCTCGCACCGCCGATCCCGGCGTTGTTCACGGCTAGGTGCAGGGCGCCGAACGTCTCCGCCGCGCTGCTCACAGCGGTGGCGACCGAGTCGGGGTCGGTGACGTCCACGCGGACCGCGGCGGTCCGCGCGCCGCCCGCGGCGATCTCGTCGGCGGCCCGCGCCGCGGCGGGTTCGTTGTAGTCGGCGACGACGACGTTCGCGCCGCCCCCTGCCAGCCGCTCCGCGATGGCCCGGCCGATGCCGGACGCGGCGCCGGTGACCAGAGCGGTGCGGCCGGAGAACTCCGTGCGGTGGTCGGTGACGGTCATGGACGTCGTGCTCCTTCCCGCGCCCCGGCGGACGCCGGCCGTGGCGGCCGGTGACGAGGGCTTCGTCGGCCACGGTCTCCACCGTACCGCTATGTGGCCTATGGCGACATTCGTCCCTTTTATGAGGGTGCCGGGGCCGTCCGGTGCGCGAACGAAACCGGTGCCGCCCCGGGAAGGCTGGGGCGGCACCGGTTCTGGCGGGCGCGCCGACGTCGTCGCGCGCGGTACAGGGACCGCGTCAGCCGCCTGCCAGCTGGTGGGCCATTTCCGGTGAGAACTGCCCGGCCGGGCCGGCGCAGCCGTCCAGCTCGCCCGGCGGTTTCACCCACAGAAAGGCGTCGATCAGTTCGTTGCCGGTGTCCGCCGTGGGGTTCTCGCCGACCAGGCGGCCGGGCGGATCGCACCACTCGGAGCCGGCCGGGCCGTTCCCGTTGCGGCTGGTGTCGATGACCGCCCTGAGGCTGTCGTCGCCGAGCGCGGCGAGCACGTCCTGCGCGAAAGCGACCTCGTCCCCGGTGGCGCGGTAGTTCGACACGTTGCTGTAGATGCCGTCCCCGCTCTCCAGCACGCCCGCCTCGGTGAGGGTGGCGGCCATCGCGGCCGGCTCGTGCCAGGCCGAGTGCCCGGCGTCGAAGTACACCCGCGCCTCGGGGTTGGCGGCGTGGATGAGGTCGGCGGCCCGGGCGAGGGAGGAGAAGCGTTCGGCGCGCTCGGCGCCGTCGAGGCAGGTGGTCAGCGCGAGGGAGTCCGGTTCCAGGATGACGGCCGCGGGGCCGCTGCCGAGCCCGGCGGCGAAGTCCTCCACCCAGTCCAGGTAGCTCGGGAAGTCGGGGGCCCCGCCCGCGGACGCGCCGCCGCAGTCCCGGTTCGGGATCATGTAGGACACCAGCACGGGCACCTCACCGGCCGCCTCCGCGGCGGACGTCACCGCGGCGGCGTCCCGCGTGACGGTGCCGGGTTCGTAGTGCGAGAACCACACCGCCTGCGGCTGGGCGGCGATCCGGTCGGCGATCAGCGGCTGCCGCGGGTCTCCCGGGTTCGCCTCGACCCACGCGTGCACCTGGAGCGGGTAGTCGTGGAACTCCGTGCCGTCGGGCAGGCCGGCCGCCTGCGCGCCGTGGGCGGCGGGAACCGAACCCCAGGTGAACGCGGTGGCGAGCGCCGCTCCTGCCGCGATCAGCAGGGCGGCGCGAGGGCGCCCGGCGGGGCGCGTGCGGTGATCGGGCGGCTGTGCGGCTCGTGGGGTGCGCATGCGGCTCTGTTCCTTTCGGAGCGCCGTGTGGGGGGAATGGGAGCGCTCCCATAGAGGCAGAACATAGCGGCTCGCGGCGGTCGAGTAAACGGTCGCGGCGCATCCGGGTCGTATGAAGTCGCGGCAGCGGTCGGGTGCCGGTGTCGTCCGCCCCGCCGGGCGGGCGGGGCCGGTCCGGGAGAGCGGAAGGCCCGTTGTCCTGCCGGATGTTTCGGCGATGTGTCGCGGGGTAAAGCCGATGTACTTTGGGAGCGCTCCCACGACCGGACCCCACAACCGGAAATCGGAGACCGCGCAATGCACGTGCTGAGAGACACGCACAGCCCCCGCTGGACGCTTCGCGCCCTGGCCATGCTGTCCGCGGCGATCATGTTCCTGATCCCCTGGGCCGGCGACGCGAAGGCCCACGGCTCGATCGTCGACCCCGCGTCCCGCAACTACGGCTGCTGGGACCGCTGGGGCCACGACCACCTCAACCCGGCCATGGCGCAGCAGGACCCCATGTGCTGGCAGGCGTGGCAGGACAACCCCAACGCCATGTGGAACTGGAACGGCCTGTACCGCAACAACGTCGGCGGGAACCACCGCGGGCAGGTGCCCGACGGGCAGCTGTGCAGCGGCGGCAGGACCGAGGGCGGCCGGTACAACTCGCTCGACGCGGTCGGCCCCTGGAAGACCACGGACGTCGGTGACGACTTCACCGTGCACCTGTACGACCAGGCCAGCCACGGCGCCGACTACTTCCAGGTCTACGTCACCAAGCAGGGCTTCGACCCGGCCACCGAGGCCCTGGGCTGGGGCGACCTCGAACTCGTCGAGCAGACCGGCTCCTACGCCCCCGCGCAGAACATCTCGATCGACGTGAGCACCTCGGGCCGCAGCGGTCACCACGTGGTCTACACCATCTGGCAGGCCTCGCACATGGACCAGGTGTACTACCTGTGCAGTGACGTCAACTTCGGCTGACGCCAGCTGAACACCGGTCCTGTGCCCGGTTGACGCCGCGCGGACCCGGCCGCCCACCGCACCCACGCAACCGGGCGTCCGGCGCCACCCGTATCACCCGTACGAAGGAGCCCCGCCGGCGGACCGGCGGGGCTCCTTCGCGCCGCCACCGGCCGGGGCGCGGGCGGCACGGACGGCGGCGCCCGTTCCCGCGATCCGCTCAGGTGCCGGGGAACGCGCCCGGCCCCCGGGGGGCCCGCAACCGCGCGGTCTTGAGCGCCATGTGCAGCAGCAGCCGGTCCGTTCCCGTGCCGAGGTCGAGGCCGGTGAGGCGCTCGACCCGCGCGAGGCGGTAGTACAGCGTCTGCCGGTGGATGCCCAGGGCGGCTGCCGTGCGGGCGGCCTGACCCGCGTGGTCGAGGAACACCTCGGCGGTGCGCGCGAGCTGGGCGTGCTCCGGGGCGAGCAGCGGCGCGACCGCGGGGTCGGGCGCGGCCTCGGGCAGGGCCGTGAGCAGCCGGTAGGGGCCGAGCCCCGCCCACTCGGCGACCGGGCCCCGGTGCCGTTCCGCGGCGGCGGCGCGCGCGGCGGCCAGCGCCTCGCGCCACGCTTCCGGCAGCGCGTCGGGGCCGGTCCGCGCGTCGCCGATGCCCGCGGTGGCGCCGCCGCGCAGCCGCTCGGCCACCGTCCGCGCGGCAGCGGGACGGGCCAGGGCGGCGAGCGCGGGCGCGGCCCCCTGCGGCGAGCCGGGCCGCGCGGGCACGAGGCACTGCGCGAGGGAGCCGGGCGGGGCCGTCGGCACGCCGGCCGCCGTCGCGCGTTCCGTGCCGGGCCAGGGCAGCACGGCGACCATCGTCAACGGCCCGTCCGCGGCAGGGCCCAGGGCCGCGGCCAGCGCGGCGCCCGCGCCCTGCCCGGTCTCCGCGAGCACGGCGTGCAGCAGCTCGCCGAGCCTGGCGCCGGCCCGCGCCTCCTCGGCGAGCAGCGTTCCGATGCGCCCGGCCGTGTCCATGGCGGCCGAGAGGCGCGGGTCGTCGAGCGCGATCGCGCCGTCGTCGAGCAGCCAGATGTAGCCGTGGACGACCGCGCCGTGCCGCGCCGGCAGGCAGATCCGGCCCGTGAGCACGCCGGCGGACGGCTCGGGCGGGATGCGCACAGGACCGCGCGCCGTGGTGATGCCGAACGCCTCGAACCACTGGCGCACCGCGGGCGACGAGCGCCTGCGCAGGATGGAACGGGTCCGCACCGGGTCCATGACCTGGTCGTCCTCGCTCTCGTGGGCGCCGAACGCGATCAGCGCGAAGTCCCGCCCCTCCAGCGTCGCCGGGGTGCCCAGGAGCACGGTGACCTCGTCGATCAGATGCTGGTAGTCCGTTCGCACGCCCCGTCGCACCTCCTCGCCGGCCATTGTCCCCCGTTCTCATACAAGTGTCTGAGACTGGTGACACGGATGCCGGACACCTGTCGATGGCAGCGGACCCGGGCGGAACCTACCTTCTCGGTAACGCCCCTCGTACCCGGAGGTGACCCGTGCTGGGACCCGCCCTTCTCGCCGCGGCGCGCAGTGACGGCATCCGCCGCCTGGTCTCCGCCGCGCCCGTGACCCGTTCCGTCGTGGACCGCTTCGTCGCGGGGGAGCGGCTGCCCGAGGCGGTCGCGGTCTCCGCCGGGCTGATCGGGTCGGGACTGACGGTCACGCTCGACCACTTGGGCGAGGACGTGACCGACCGGGCCCAGGCGCTGCGCACCCGTGACGCCTACCTGGCGCTCACCGAGGCGCTGACGCGGGCGGGCTTCGGCGCCGCCGCCGCGGGCACCGACGGGGCCGCGGAGCTGTCCGTGAAGCTGTCCGCCTTCGGCCAGGCCCTGCCGGGCGGGCACGATCTGGCCCTCCGGAACGTGCGCCCGGTCGTGGAGGCCGCCGCCGCGGCCGGCATCGGCGTCACCCTGGACATGGAGGACCACGGCACCACGGACTCGACCCTCGCCGTGCACCGCGAGCTGCGCGAGGAGTTCCCCGCCACCGGCGCCGTCGTGCAGTCCTGCCTGCTGCGCACCGAGGATGACTGCCGCGCGCTCGCCGCCGCGGGGGCCAGGGTGCGGCTGGTCAAGGGCGCCTACCGCGAGCCCGCCGCCGTGGCCCACCAGGAGCGGCGCGCGGTGGACCTGAGCTATGTCCGCTGCCTGCGCATCCTGCTCGCGGGCGGCGGCTACCCGATGCTGGGCACGCACGACCCGCGCCTGATCGCCATCGCGCAGACGGTCGCGGAGCGGCTGGGCCGGAAGCCGGACGGGTACGAGTTCCAGATGCTGTACGGCATACGCGAGCACGAGCAGCGCCGGCTGGCGGCGGAGGGGCACCGCGTGCGCGTCTACGTGCCGTACGGCACCGACTGGTACGCCTACTTCATGCGGCGGCTGGCCGAGCGGCCCGCGAACCTGACGTTCTTCCTGCGCTCCCTCGCGTCGAGGAGCTGAGCCCCGCGCGACCCGGCCGGACCGCCGCGCCGACCGGTCCGACCGCCCCTGAGGCCGGCGGCCGGCGCCGACCGAACCGACAGCCAACGCACCACCCGAAGGAGTTGACGGCCATGGACGCCGTGACCCAGGTCCCCGTGCCGGCGAACGAGCCCGTGCACACCTACGCCCCCGGCTCCCCCGAGCGCGCCCGACTGGAGCGGAAGCTGAAGGAGCTGGCCGAGAACCCGATCGAGCTGCCCATGACCATCGGCGGCACGGAGCGGCTCGGCGGCGGCGAGCGCTTCGACGTGGTGCAGCCGCACCGCCACGCGGCGCGGCTCGGCACGGGCGCGCACGCCACCGCGCGGGACGCGCGGGACGCCATCGACGCCGCGCTCGCGGCGGCGCCGGCGTGGCGGGCGCTGCCGTTCGACGACCGGGCGGCGGTGTTCCTGCGGGCCGCTGAGCTGCTGTCCGGGCCGTGGCGGGAGACGATCGCGGCCTCCACGATGCTCGGGCAGTCCAAGACCGTGCAGCAGGCCGAGATCGACGCGCCCTGCGAGCTGATCGACTTCTGGCGCTTCAACGTCCACTTCGCCCGGGAGATCCTGGCCGAGCAGCCGCCCGTGCAGCCCAAGGGCGTCTGGAACCGGATGGACTTCCGGCCGCTCGAAGGGTTCGTCTACGCCGTCACGCCGTTCAACTTCACGGCGATCGCCGGCAACCTGCCGAGCGCCCCGGCCCTCATGGGCAACGTGGTGGTGTGGAAGCCGTCGCCCACCCAGACGCACTCGGCGGTGCTGCTGATGCGCCTGCTCAAGGAGGCGGGGCTGCCCGACGGCGTGATCAACCTGGTGACCGGCGACGGGCGCGCGGTGTCCGAGGTGGCGCTGCCGCACCCCGACCTGGCCGGCATCCACTTCACCGGCTCGACGGCGACGTTCCGGTACCTGTGGCAGCAGGTCGGCACCCACCTGGAGAACTACCGCGGCTACCCGCGGATCGTGGGGGAGACCGGCGGCAAGGACTTCATCGTCGTGCACCCCACGGCCGACCCGGCGGCCGTGAAGACCGCGATCGTCCGCGGGGCGTTCGAGTACCAGGGGCAGAAGTGCTCGGCGGCCTCGCGCGCCTACGTGCCGCGTTCGCTGTGGGAGGGCGGCCTGCGGGACGCGGTGGTGGCGGAGACCGAGAGCCTCACGATGGGCGACCCGTCCGATCTGTCGCACTTCATGGCCGCCGTGATCGACGAGCGCGCGTTCGGCAGGGTCAGGGCCGCGCTGGAACGGGCGGCCGCCGACCCCTCGTGCGAGATCGTCGCGGGCGGCACGTGCGACGACTCGGTCGGCTGGTTCGTGCGCCCGACGGTGATCACCTGTTCCGACCCGGAGAACGAGGTGTTCCGCACCGAGTACTTCGGTCCGGTCATCGCCGTTCACGTGTACGAGGATGACGACTTCGACGCCATGCTCGACCAGATGGAGTCCGTCGCCGACTACGCGCTGACCGGTGCTTTCTTCTCGGGCGACCGGGCGCTCGCGGCCCGGGTCAGTGAGCGGCTGCGCTTCGCGGCGGGGAACTTCTACCTCAACGACAAGCCGACAGGATCGGTCGTCGGCCAGCAGCCCTTCGGCGGCGCGCGGGCCTCCGGCACCAACGACAAGGCGGGCTCGAAGTTCAACCTGCTGCGCTGGGCCTCGCCCCGGGTCGTCAAGGAGACCCTGGTGCCGCCGACCGACTACCGCTACCCGCACATGGGCTGAGGACCGGCAGGGCCCGGCCCGGCGCGCGCGGCCGGTCCGCGCGCCCCGGGCCGGGTGGCGGCTCGCGCCCCCGGAGTCCCTGGCGCCCCGTCCGGCACAGGCGTAACGGCCGGGGGCGGCGTTCGTCTCAGATAGTAGGACGCCCAGGTATTTGGCGAGACATTACGGCGCCCCACCGCTAGTTTTGTGGAGGTCGCACTTCGGGCACCGTCGCCCCCTGCCGTCCCGTCTCCCTCACTGGAGCTGATCCGCCATGGACGCCACCGCAACGCTTCCCCAGCGCGGCACCACCACCACGCACGCCGAGCCGACCCGGCGGAGGGCGCTCGGCCGGGCCCGCGCCGCGGCG
Above is a genomic segment from Streptomyces marincola containing:
- a CDS encoding glycoside hydrolase family 6 protein, with protein sequence MRTPRAAQPPDHRTRPAGRPRAALLIAAGAALATAFTWGSVPAAHGAQAAGLPDGTEFHDYPLQVHAWVEANPGDPRQPLIADRIAAQPQAVWFSHYEPGTVTRDAAAVTSAAEAAGEVPVLVSYMIPNRDCGGASAGGAPDFPSYLDWVEDFAAGLGSGPAAVILEPDSLALTTCLDGAERAERFSSLARAADLIHAANPEARVYFDAGHSAWHEPAAMAATLTEAGVLESGDGIYSNVSNYRATGDEVAFAQDVLAALGDDSLRAVIDTSRNGNGPAGSEWCDPPGRLVGENPTADTGNELIDAFLWVKPPGELDGCAGPAGQFSPEMAHQLAGG
- a CDS encoding lytic polysaccharide monooxygenase auxiliary activity family 9 protein; this encodes MLSAAIMFLIPWAGDAKAHGSIVDPASRNYGCWDRWGHDHLNPAMAQQDPMCWQAWQDNPNAMWNWNGLYRNNVGGNHRGQVPDGQLCSGGRTEGGRYNSLDAVGPWKTTDVGDDFTVHLYDQASHGADYFQVYVTKQGFDPATEALGWGDLELVEQTGSYAPAQNISIDVSTSGRSGHHVVYTIWQASHMDQVYYLCSDVNFG
- a CDS encoding PucR family transcriptional regulator is translated as MRTDYQHLIDEVTVLLGTPATLEGRDFALIAFGAHESEDDQVMDPVRTRSILRRRSSPAVRQWFEAFGITTARGPVRIPPEPSAGVLTGRICLPARHGAVVHGYIWLLDDGAIALDDPRLSAAMDTAGRIGTLLAEEARAGARLGELLHAVLAETGQGAGAALAAALGPAADGPLTMVAVLPWPGTERATAAGVPTAPPGSLAQCLVPARPGSPQGAAPALAALARPAAARTVAERLRGGATAGIGDARTGPDALPEAWREALAAARAAAAERHRGPVAEWAGLGPYRLLTALPEAAPDPAVAPLLAPEHAQLARTAEVFLDHAGQAARTAAALGIHRQTLYYRLARVERLTGLDLGTGTDRLLLHMALKTARLRAPRGPGAFPGT
- a CDS encoding proline dehydrogenase family protein; protein product: MLGPALLAAARSDGIRRLVSAAPVTRSVVDRFVAGERLPEAVAVSAGLIGSGLTVTLDHLGEDVTDRAQALRTRDAYLALTEALTRAGFGAAAAGTDGAAELSVKLSAFGQALPGGHDLALRNVRPVVEAAAAAGIGVTLDMEDHGTTDSTLAVHRELREEFPATGAVVQSCLLRTEDDCRALAAAGARVRLVKGAYREPAAVAHQERRAVDLSYVRCLRILLAGGGYPMLGTHDPRLIAIAQTVAERLGRKPDGYEFQMLYGIREHEQRRLAAEGHRVRVYVPYGTDWYAYFMRRLAERPANLTFFLRSLASRS
- the pruA gene encoding L-glutamate gamma-semialdehyde dehydrogenase produces the protein MDAVTQVPVPANEPVHTYAPGSPERARLERKLKELAENPIELPMTIGGTERLGGGERFDVVQPHRHAARLGTGAHATARDARDAIDAALAAAPAWRALPFDDRAAVFLRAAELLSGPWRETIAASTMLGQSKTVQQAEIDAPCELIDFWRFNVHFAREILAEQPPVQPKGVWNRMDFRPLEGFVYAVTPFNFTAIAGNLPSAPALMGNVVVWKPSPTQTHSAVLLMRLLKEAGLPDGVINLVTGDGRAVSEVALPHPDLAGIHFTGSTATFRYLWQQVGTHLENYRGYPRIVGETGGKDFIVVHPTADPAAVKTAIVRGAFEYQGQKCSAASRAYVPRSLWEGGLRDAVVAETESLTMGDPSDLSHFMAAVIDERAFGRVRAALERAAADPSCEIVAGGTCDDSVGWFVRPTVITCSDPENEVFRTEYFGPVIAVHVYEDDDFDAMLDQMESVADYALTGAFFSGDRALAARVSERLRFAAGNFYLNDKPTGSVVGQQPFGGARASGTNDKAGSKFNLLRWASPRVVKETLVPPTDYRYPHMG